Within Carassius carassius chromosome 8, fCarCar2.1, whole genome shotgun sequence, the genomic segment ACAGCTTTTCTTAGGTAACATAAAACCTCTAtcttttaaatgaatgctgtagTAGCTCAATTTAACCAACTGACCACATACAGTCTTTATTTTCTATGCTGTACAGTTGACCATCTCCATCTACTCGGCAATAAAGGATTGTAATGCAAACTCCACTGGCCTGTAGAGTCTTCTTGTGTAGAGTCAACTGACATGACGGGGTCAAATGGCCTTTATATTGGCAGGTGAACTAAAGGAGGAGAGTACAGGAGGGGTGCCGAAACCGAAGATGCGGGAGATGCTCTTGAGAAAGGAGGGGGTAGAGTGAGTGATATTTAAACCCCAGAGGTTCTCTTTCTCTCCTCATTTGTTCCTCAGCTGTCCGGCTGTTTATCACTATCTCCTGCGCTTCATTACAGACAAAGGAAGCTCTCCATAGGCATTCAGGTAAGACAGACAATTTAGACGAGAGAAAGGACTCCTGTCTCTCCAAGCAGAAAGCTGATGAATGCTCTTCTGGATTGGATTATCTACTGATAACTTTTTTGGTAGTCTTTATTTGAATATCTGTCCATAGGTCAGTGCTACCATTACTTTTGTGAAGTTCTCCTGGGATATGGATGTCACTTATATGAATGTGTATAGCGTTCAACGTTAAAATTATGTCAAATTGaaacatatgtacagtatataatttatatttcacacagactgttaaacCTTCACATGTACATAACGGGTGAATTAAGATAAAATGGGACACAATTTGCcattgtgattatatatatatatatatatatatatatatatatatatatatatatatatattattgtttatttgttatttatttattcctagaAGTAGTCTTGGACCAGGATCAAGCTGTCCCACTTTACCTAAAGTGTCCCACTTTACCTGTATTCACCGAATTACACTCCTATCCTAAATATATGGTTTTGTCTGTGATTttcattaatgtaaatgtattttttgggtCTGTGTTATTGAATGAGATTTAGATTTGAAAGaatttttgtgtaaataaattaatCTCTTCTTCTTTACATGTCAAAGAACGGTCAGTTTCCTTAGTGTCACTGGGTCACTTGGTGTTCGATTTCCATTCTTGTCTTAATTGCCATCGCGTCACAGTGTCCATTCTATACCGTTCTGATACTGCTAATGAGATTGTGCTTCTGTTTTCTCGTGCCCTACAAAAAAATGTGCCATAATTTCATGTTTCATCGTAATATTTCAAATTGTCTtgcatttaaatagtttattGCTGTTCTTCTATCTTCTGCTGCCTTATAGCCACTTTGTCTTAAAATGCTTCCAGTTGAACTTTTTAATGCCTTTTTTGGGGCATTAAACCATACTGACCTTTCTAGTTAGTGTCCATTTCATGCAGAATGGTTTTTAGTACGTGAGAGCTGTAGTTCCCCGTTTTGTGTTCCAAATCCGCATGTCACTATTTCAGCTTCCTAATTAGGCACTCTCTTAGGTTAACTAATTAGTTAAATTAGATGGTGTAGTACTTCAAATAAAGAGCTGAGCACGGAAGCCTCATTAGAGTAACCCTGTCCAAAGTTGCAATTCAATAACATTGCTAATTATAGTACAGCAATGTATGGAAAGGACAACAAACATGAATTTTactatttaattcattatttcatTACTTTAAAATTTCTAATTGACTAAAGGAGTAATTCCCATAATTGATTAATACTGTCTTATACTCCAGCTGTTTTCCTTTTTGCTTCATTTTGCAATATTCATGAGTATACAGTCTACAGGACTGTTTTTTCCACTAAATTTTGGCCTCTGTCCTCAAAATTAACTAATGGAGATACTttatgtgtgtattgtgtgtgtgtgtgtgtgtgtcttcatgaGAGCCTCGGATTACTTGGACGAAGGTTCCCTTGGGAACTTGCCCGTAGTTTTATCTTCAATTTGACAGTTTTATGTTTCACTTGTGGTTTTCACTTGAGAGATGCGGCCCCTGTTACATGAGCAACAGATGATTTAGTTGTGAGCAGAGAAGCGTTCACATACAACTAATGAGCATTCGAAGAAAACACAGAGTTGTGTAATGCTGACAGTTTATATAATCAAGCATTGGGTGAGAATGAGTTTATAATTCCATCGAAATGTCTCTCATGAAGTGCCAAACCTGTTGTTTCACAATACTTAGAGGTTTAACATTACCTCTTTGTGAAACTTTGACATCAAAATGAACTATGTTATGTTGGTTAACCCAATTACAGCTATAAAAACACTGAAGCAAATCGTTAAGCCTTCCATCAATGCTTCTTTTCATGGCCAAATTCTGTTCATGCTCCAGTCTTTCTCATCTTCTGTTGTGCCTCATCAATGACTGTGTCTGTTTCTGCATGCGCAGTAGCTTGCTGAACCCAGAGAGAGAAGATCCAGGATGCCACGCTCAAAGTGTGATATGTAAGAATGTTGCTTTTGAGTGACAAACCCCTAATCAGAATTTTCCTCTAAATCAAATCAACCCCTCAAATCGTAAGGATATTATCTCGAACAAATGATTGAGAgaacatttcacattttgttttcaCCCATAGTCTAAAACATGTGTTTCTGCCAGAATTAATTGAGCCAAAGCTCCGCCCATGCTAGTCATGTGACCATACATGCAGCAGGGTCTAGCGAGGGGCGCACCATGTTGTTGTATCTAACCTTTGACCTTTTTAACCACCTTACAGCATGTCCAAAGAGCCAAGCTCCAACTTGGAAAGCGCCATGCAGATGCTCATCAAGACCTTTCATAAGTATTCCGGGAAGGAAGGCGATAAATACACACTCAGCCGAGGAGAACTAAGGGAACTTCTGACGGAGGAGCTGGGAAATTATCTTGGGGTGAGAAGAAAGCATTtgcaaaattacaataaaaaaaagatattgatacTGAAaggttattgtctctcaaaagaaaagagtcgactctgaatcattgaaacgagtcatttttaaaacaaatcccaagctgtttcatgttgatgtcaacaCGACACATTGGCATATTGCCCGCCCACTTGTTTGTCTTTTCTCGTTGGCCTGAATGAAAACGCAAATTCACTCTTTTCCACTAACTGCCGCTTTTAGAGCGCAATTTTTTTTAGCGGTTTaccacaaagcagcactgcgttcacaaacactgctttatcaggtaTTACAGGCAGGATGTAATGAAAATTAGACCAATCAgaccaatcaccgcagattaGCATCACGCAAAGGAGGAGTTTGGAAAAATCATTTAGGAGTCattgagcaagtaaggtaaaaagaaatgcatattataagacaatgaacgtgttttttgaccttgcatgtgTGTCAAACTGTTGCTGGGGACTCCCGAAACCAAAATATGAcatttcataatccataataagtgcactttaaaatacaaaaagttacaaaaatatCACTTTTGATAAGGGTTTACAGATTCAGTGACCCTGTACTTATGTCTCATGCAAATATCTTGTATGTGGATCCAGCCTCTGGCTTTTTCTTCTGAAATGAACACACACGTTCCCTTTCATTAACATTCCCAGCGTTCTGCAAGCTACACACTCACTATTGACTTTACTCTTATgcatacattcttaaaaataaaggttccaaaattgGGTTTTCACAGAAATGCCATTTTTGAACATCTTTGGGTTCCTCAAAGCACTTTTTTTCTTAGTGAAAAAGATATTTCAATGATCTTTTCCACTATGAAccttacacttttaaaaattaagGTTCCAAAATGAGGTTTTACCAAaataccatagaagaaccatttttgatttcccaaagaacctttcagtgaacagttcttaaaagaactatTTGAAGAACATCTGGTGGAATGGAAAGGTTACATGGATGTTAAATATTCTTCATGGAATCATTGATAccaataaataacctttattttaaagactGTATAGAACCATTTTCAACTGTGAAGAATCTTTAGTGCAgtagaaaggttccatggatgctTAGGGATCTTCATGGagtttaagtgtattttattacatattgATACACAGTTTTAACTCTCCATCTTTAAATGTTTGTCTTCACACAGAATGCTCAAGATAAAGACGCAGTGGAACGAGTGATGAATGACCTGGATTCCAATAATGATGGTGAAGTGGACTTCACAGAGTTCATTATCCTCATGGGTGCGCTGACCGTGGCCTGCAATGACTTCTTCCTGGACAGCCCGCCGCCCAAAAAGCCAGAGAGCAAGGACGATGCAGCCACAACAGAGGAAAAGAAAGAGTAATGAGAACATGCTactaaaacagagagagaaaacagagcAAAGTATTAGTAGTTTGCATGGTTGAGAACAAGAGAGTGTGTTTCATCCATTTCTTTTATCAGGACCGATAAACCCAACTTTTCTCTTCTTTTATAATTCAACCCAAGCTGTTAATACTTTCATAGTAAAACTGACTTGGGGGTTTGACAGAAACGCTCCCCAGTTCAATGCCAGGAGCTGGTTTGTCTAACgctgaatgttttttgttttttttctagttaatGAGAAGGTCTTAAGTACAGTCTTTCAGGGTGGGTGCCTTCTGTTTCATGAGCGCAGACATTATATACAGCTATatgtcatgtttttgaaagagcaGCTAAGTGTATTTTGAGTGCAATAAGTGGCTACTAAATGAATGTCAAAGCCTGTATTGATAGAAAGTGGTGAGTTATAGACAGTTATGAATGCTCATTTTTAATAATTCTTAACTTTGACTTGAATACAGATGTtgaagtatttatatttatatctttcATGATGATGTAATTATTAATACACTCTATTGTTGACAGCAGACAACATTACGTCTACTTCATGGTTACCATTCATTCTGAACAGtgtccataatctataataattcAGTGTTGAAGATGTAAACCTGGTTTGTCTCTTTCTGTGCATCTATTTTTTAGCctatatttttattatcagtATGTATGTTCTTAATTATAATAAACGTGCAATTGACCTCCATACGTTGTCTGACAGTTAGTGTACTGTAAATGCTATTTGTTTTtagtatatttaacatttatcatGTTTAAAAATGGTTTTCTTTTATGATTAGTTGTCTCTCTGATTAGTATAAAAAGTTTAGTTTACTACAccaaggatttttttatttatttagattttagatatcgattaaatattaaataggaCTACTGTCCTTTTTCTTTACATTCACATATTCCAAATTTGATTGATAATGTTATGTCATCCTGCTTTTAAAATCTGTCCTAGAGTATTcaaattaattgtgattattttaatacGGATGCATATAGTTTTGTgaacaatttattataaatattaaattatataatatattaaaaactaagtaagtaaatagatattttaagatAGATATTTTAAGTGAATCTAACAAAGTAAATATTTCCAAGATAATTATTTTGATgttaaaactaatatttttaagtaaatatatattatatgtcaATCTaacaaaaaaggaaatatttccAAGATAATTATTTTGACGTTTGGTTTTGTTCAATGACAATACAAAAGCCAGTTATATaacataattgtatttttttaaatacttattatATTTTTGGTTGTCTTCACGGTTAATAATTTTCTCACACAGAAAATCAGAAAAATTTAAAAGCACCTGAACCAAGGTTATTATTGTTAggtaaaaataaaagcataaaaatgtCATTCCGTGAAGTAAAATAAACCTTAACAGaaatactattaaaaaaatttattacatacattataatatattatatacataaaaaaaaaaatgcaaaagtaaaatcacatttgcaatattaacaaaaacgataataatacattatataaattgtaataaaataacattgctgTGAATAAGTATTCTGAAACCTAAAACAAATTTGAGATTTTGGGTCCTTTTTGAGCAGAATTGTTCAGAAAAGTCAGCTGCTTTCACCCCAGACGTGTAGTAGACAAAACTTTGTTAAACGATGACTAAACTGTCTGATATTACTGTAAATCCATAACAAGATTTCCGCTATGTGTGTAAATACTACAAAAGGTGCTTGCTGGAGCACATCCTGGACTTGTTGCTAATTTCCAGCACAACCTGTTTGACCTGATCTACTACTAGCCATGTTTACCCAGACCTGTAAAGAAGAAACAATAAGCAGCCACAAAATAGAAAGAGCATTAAAATGTCTGCTGAAACCTGCATTCATATTTCCAGAAGCACATTTGTGTTCAGCTCAGAGCTAATTACTTCAGTCCAGACAGTCATGTTGAATCAATTATGAATGGTATGTTTAATTTCAGTGATATAAGCATTTACTGG encodes:
- the LOC132145140 gene encoding protein S100-A1-like; its protein translation is MPRSKCDIMSKEPSSNLESAMQMLIKTFHKYSGKEGDKYTLSRGELRELLTEELGNYLGNAQDKDAVERVMNDLDSNNDGEVDFTEFIILMGALTVACNDFFLDSPPPKKPESKDDAATTEEKKE